A region from the bacterium genome encodes:
- a CDS encoding (2Fe-2S)-binding protein encodes MMADDDIICNCNEISKADIIKAIKEKGLKTVEEVGEATTAGTGCGGCQEEIQEILDALNG; translated from the coding sequence ATGATGGCGGACGACGACATTATTTGCAACTGCAACGAGATCTCCAAAGCGGATATCATCAAGGCGATCAAGGAAAAGGGATTGAAAACCGTGGAAGAGGTCGGCGAGGCGACGACCGCCGGCACGGGCTGTGGCGGCTGCCAGGAAGAGATCCAGGAAATTCTTGATGCATTGAACGGATAA
- the hcp gene encoding hydroxylamine reductase, with protein MGMFCNQCQETAKNIGCTLNGVCGKKPATANLQDLLIYTCQGLSLAALEARAKGADTNAADKHITNCLFITITNANFDDQAIFAAVKDGLKLRDDLKSRYSVSGKQDALHWNASTEAEFSAKAETVGTLAFDADENLRALKQYVLYGLKGMAAYAEHAFNLGYEQAEIYDFMQKALVQIGSPADEATLLDWLVRTGEYGVKVMALLDSANTATFGHPQITQVKLGVRKNPGILVSGHDLKDLQELLQQTEGQGVDVYTHSEMLPAHAYPAFKKYAHLAGNYGNAWHRQLDEFESFNGPILFTTNCLVPPRKTTTYSDRVYTTGAAGMPGWKYIDKKLANGQKDFSEIIAQAKKCPPPAEIEKGEIPIGFAHEQVLALADKLLAAIKAGAIKKLVVMSGCDGRQKGREYYTEFARALPPDTVILTSGCAKYRYNKLNLGDIGGIPRVLDAGQCNDSYSWALVALKLKEVLHLDDINQLPIVFNIAWYEQKAIIVHLALLYLGIKNTHIGPTLPGFLTPKLLNLVQEKFGVQANTTVEQDLKIFGIH; from the coding sequence ATGGGAATGTTTTGCAATCAATGCCAGGAGACGGCAAAGAATATCGGTTGTACCCTCAATGGGGTGTGTGGAAAAAAACCGGCTACCGCCAATCTGCAGGATTTGTTGATCTACACCTGCCAGGGGCTTTCCCTGGCCGCGCTGGAGGCCCGGGCCAAGGGAGCGGACACAAACGCAGCGGACAAGCACATCACCAATTGCCTGTTCATCACCATCACCAACGCCAACTTTGATGACCAGGCCATCTTTGCGGCCGTCAAGGATGGCCTCAAGCTGCGCGATGATCTGAAAAGTCGCTATTCTGTCAGCGGAAAACAAGATGCGCTTCATTGGAATGCTTCCACCGAGGCCGAGTTTTCAGCGAAAGCAGAAACCGTCGGCACACTGGCTTTTGACGCTGATGAAAATCTTCGTGCTCTCAAGCAGTATGTCTTGTACGGCCTTAAGGGTATGGCGGCTTATGCGGAGCACGCCTTTAATCTGGGGTATGAACAGGCAGAGATCTATGATTTCATGCAAAAAGCCCTGGTCCAGATCGGCAGCCCTGCGGATGAGGCGACGCTGTTGGATTGGCTGGTGCGGACCGGCGAATACGGCGTCAAGGTGATGGCCCTGCTTGACAGCGCGAACACCGCTACGTTCGGCCATCCCCAGATTACGCAGGTGAAGCTCGGAGTCAGGAAGAACCCGGGCATTCTGGTCAGTGGGCACGATCTGAAGGATTTGCAGGAATTGCTGCAGCAGACGGAAGGACAGGGGGTGGACGTGTACACCCATTCCGAGATGTTGCCTGCCCACGCCTATCCGGCGTTCAAGAAATACGCCCATCTGGCGGGCAACTATGGCAACGCGTGGCACCGGCAGCTTGACGAATTTGAAAGTTTCAACGGCCCGATTCTGTTCACCACCAACTGCCTGGTCCCGCCGCGCAAAACCACGACCTACAGCGACCGGGTGTACACCACCGGCGCCGCGGGTATGCCGGGATGGAAATACATCGATAAAAAATTGGCCAACGGTCAAAAAGATTTTAGCGAAATCATCGCGCAGGCGAAAAAGTGTCCGCCCCCCGCAGAGATCGAAAAGGGGGAAATTCCCATCGGTTTCGCGCACGAGCAGGTTTTAGCACTGGCGGATAAACTCCTTGCGGCGATCAAGGCCGGAGCGATCAAAAAACTCGTGGTGATGTCCGGATGCGACGGACGGCAAAAGGGACGCGAATACTATACAGAGTTCGCCCGGGCGCTGCCGCCGGACACGGTCATCCTGACCTCGGGGTGCGCCAAGTATCGCTACAACAAATTGAACCTCGGCGATATCGGCGGCATCCCGCGGGTGCTGGACGCAGGCCAATGCAACGATTCCTATTCCTGGGCGCTGGTCGCTTTAAAGCTGAAAGAGGTTTTGCATCTGGACGATATCAACCAGCTGCCGATCGTCTTCAATATCGCTTGGTATGAACAGAAGGCGATCATCGTTCATCTGGCCCTGCTCTATCTCGGCATCAAGAATACCCATATCGGTCCGACGTTGCCGGGATTTCTGACCCCGAAGCTTTTGAATCTGGTGCAGGAAAAATTCGGCGTGCAGGCCAACACCACGGTTGAACAGGATCTGAAAATTTTCGGCATCCACTGA